A single window of Malus sylvestris chromosome 5, drMalSylv7.2, whole genome shotgun sequence DNA harbors:
- the LOC126624026 gene encoding glycolate oxidase 1 isoform X1, producing the protein MEITNVSEYEAIAKEKLPKMVYDYYASGAEDEWTLKENERAFSRILFRPRILVDVSKIDLRTTVLGFNISMPIMIAPTAMQKMAHPEGEFATARAASAADTIMTLSSWSTSSVEEVASTGPGIRFFQLYVYKDRNMVAQLVKRAERAGFKAIVLTVDTPRLGRREADIKNRFVLPPNLTLKNFEDLVLGKMDKTNDSGLASYVAGQTDQSLSWKDIQWLQTITKLPILVKGVITAEDARLAIQYGAAGIIVSNHGARQLDYLPATIMALEEVVQAAQGQIPVFMDGGVRRGTDVFKALALGASGVFIGRPVVFSLAADGEAGVRKVLQMLRDEFELTMALSGCRSLKEITRNHIVTEWDRPRVAPRL; encoded by the exons ATGGAGATAACCAATGTTTCTGAGTATGAAGCAATTGCGAAGGAGAAATTGCCAAAGATGGTTTATGACTACTATGCATCAGGTGCGGAAGATGAATGGACTCTCAAGGAGAACGAACGCGCATTTTCGCGGATTTT ATTTCGACCTCGTATTCTTGTAGATGTAAGCAAGATAGACTTGAGAACAACTGTTTTGGGCTTCAATATTTCGATGCCAATTATGATTGCGCCTACAGCCATGCAGAAGATGGCTCATCCTGAAG GAGAGTTTGCAACGGCAAGAGCAGCGTCTGCAGCTGACACAATTATG ACACTGTCGTCTTGGTCCACTTCCAGTGTCGAAGAGGTTGCCTCAACAGGACCTGGCATTCGCTTTTTCCAACTCTAT GTGTACAAAGACAGAAATATGGTTGCACAGCTTGTAAAAAGAGCTGAGAGGGCCGGTTTTAAGGCAATAGTTCTTACTGTGGACACTCCGAGGCTTGGACGCCGAGAGGCTGATATTAAGAACAG ATTTGTATTGCCACCAAACTTAACATTGAAGAACTTTGAGGATTTGGTTCTCGGAAAGATGGATAAG ACCAATGATTCTGGACTTGCATCATATGTTGCTGGACAAACTGACCAGTCTCTCAGCTGGAAG GATATACAGTGGCTTCAGACAATCACCAAATTACCAATTCTGGTTAAGGGTGTAATTACTGCTGAGGATG CACGACTAGCCATACAATATGGAGCTGCAGGAATTATCGTCTCCAACCATGGAGCTCGTCAACTTGATTATCTCCCTGCAACTATTATGGCTCTGGAAGAG GTCGTCCAAGCTGCACAAGGCCAAATTCCTGTGTTTATGGATGGTGGAGTAAGGCGAGGAACAGATGTTTTTAAAGCTCTGGCTCTTGGTGCATCCGGCGTATTT ATTGGTAGACCGGTGGTGTTCTCATTAGCGGCAGATGGCGAGGCTGGTGTAAGGAAAGTTCTTCAAATGCTTCGTGACGAATTTGAGCTAACCATGGCATTAAGTGGTTGCCGTTCGCTGAAGGAGATCACACGCAACCACATTGTAACTGAATGGGATCGTCCTCGTGTTGCACCTAGATTATAA
- the LOC126624791 gene encoding protein TIFY 5B-like — translation MRRNCNLELQLYSPGSNETQQQEHQQQQQQLTIFYNGMMCVRDVTELQARSILFLANKGMEERVKSPFTPPSGSSEPPSPNVVSPLCSTVAGVSMKRSLQRFLQKRKHRTQATSPYHR, via the exons aTGAGGAGGAACtgcaatttggagcttcagTTATATTCTCCAGGTTCTAATGAAACCCAGCAACAAGAacaccagcagcagcagcagcagctgacCATATTTTACAACGGAATGATGTGCGTTCGAGATGTTACAGAGCTTCAG GCCAGATCCATCCTTTTTCTTGCGAACAAAGGAATGGAAGAAAGGGTAAAGAGTCCATTTACTCCTCCAAGTGGATCATCAGAACCACCTTCACCAAATGTGGTGTCTCCGCTGTGTAGCACCGTTGCTGGTGTGTCAATGAAGAGATCACTCCAAAGGTTTTTGCAGAAGAGAAAGCATCGGACTCAAGCAACATCTCCATACCATCGCTAG
- the LOC126624026 gene encoding glycolate oxidase 1 isoform X2 has product MKQLRRRNCQRWFMTTMHQVRKMNGLSRRTNAHFRGFCKFRPRILVDVSKIDLRTTVLGFNISMPIMIAPTAMQKMAHPEGEFATARAASAADTIMTLSSWSTSSVEEVASTGPGIRFFQLYVYKDRNMVAQLVKRAERAGFKAIVLTVDTPRLGRREADIKNRFVLPPNLTLKNFEDLVLGKMDKTNDSGLASYVAGQTDQSLSWKDIQWLQTITKLPILVKGVITAEDARLAIQYGAAGIIVSNHGARQLDYLPATIMALEEVVQAAQGQIPVFMDGGVRRGTDVFKALALGASGVFIGRPVVFSLAADGEAGVRKVLQMLRDEFELTMALSGCRSLKEITRNHIVTEWDRPRVAPRL; this is encoded by the exons ATGAAGCAATTGCGAAGGAGAAATTGCCAAAGATGGTTTATGACTACTATGCATCAGGTGCGGAAGATGAATGGACTCTCAAGGAGAACGAACGCGCATTTTCGCGGATTTTGTAA ATTTCGACCTCGTATTCTTGTAGATGTAAGCAAGATAGACTTGAGAACAACTGTTTTGGGCTTCAATATTTCGATGCCAATTATGATTGCGCCTACAGCCATGCAGAAGATGGCTCATCCTGAAG GAGAGTTTGCAACGGCAAGAGCAGCGTCTGCAGCTGACACAATTATG ACACTGTCGTCTTGGTCCACTTCCAGTGTCGAAGAGGTTGCCTCAACAGGACCTGGCATTCGCTTTTTCCAACTCTAT GTGTACAAAGACAGAAATATGGTTGCACAGCTTGTAAAAAGAGCTGAGAGGGCCGGTTTTAAGGCAATAGTTCTTACTGTGGACACTCCGAGGCTTGGACGCCGAGAGGCTGATATTAAGAACAG ATTTGTATTGCCACCAAACTTAACATTGAAGAACTTTGAGGATTTGGTTCTCGGAAAGATGGATAAG ACCAATGATTCTGGACTTGCATCATATGTTGCTGGACAAACTGACCAGTCTCTCAGCTGGAAG GATATACAGTGGCTTCAGACAATCACCAAATTACCAATTCTGGTTAAGGGTGTAATTACTGCTGAGGATG CACGACTAGCCATACAATATGGAGCTGCAGGAATTATCGTCTCCAACCATGGAGCTCGTCAACTTGATTATCTCCCTGCAACTATTATGGCTCTGGAAGAG GTCGTCCAAGCTGCACAAGGCCAAATTCCTGTGTTTATGGATGGTGGAGTAAGGCGAGGAACAGATGTTTTTAAAGCTCTGGCTCTTGGTGCATCCGGCGTATTT ATTGGTAGACCGGTGGTGTTCTCATTAGCGGCAGATGGCGAGGCTGGTGTAAGGAAAGTTCTTCAAATGCTTCGTGACGAATTTGAGCTAACCATGGCATTAAGTGGTTGCCGTTCGCTGAAGGAGATCACACGCAACCACATTGTAACTGAATGGGATCGTCCTCGTGTTGCACCTAGATTATAA
- the LOC126624789 gene encoding protein TIFY 5A-like yields the protein MRNSNLELHHPSADSRFPNPNETQQQEQQQRLTIFYNGMVCVCDVTELQPRSILFLANKEMEEGVNSLFTPPSGSAEPPSPNVMSPLCSPVAGMSMKKSLQRFLQKRKHRTQATSPYHH from the exons ATGAGAAACAGCAATCTGGAGCTTCATCATCCTTCTGCTGATTCACGCTTCCCTAACCCTAATGAAACCCAGCAACAAGAACAACAGCAGCGGCTGACCATTTTCTACAACGGAATGGTGTGCGTTTGTGATGTTACAGAGCTTCAG CCCAGATCCATCCTTTTTCTTGCAAACAAAGAAATGGAGGAAGGGGTGAATAGTCTCTTTACTCCTCCAAGTGGATCAGCAGAACCACCTTCACCAAATGTGATGTCTCCACTGTGTAGCCCCGTTGCTGGTATGTCTATGAAGAAATCACTCCAAAGGTTTTTGCAGAAGAGAAAGCATCGGACTCAAGCAACATCTCCATACCATCACTAG
- the LOC126621264 gene encoding receptor like protein 29-like: MASLPLFLVVFLVLGGGLISGQQNSDGIMEREELLGLFEVLGGLLEDPSWAQEHPQPCDETPWPGIQCEIGDENPPSFHVTKIHIGPDILTPPCKSSASLSSSLLKLPYLKTLSIFNCFLTTPVTLSPSLFGALSSLETLALVSNPALSGEIPPELSKITNLRVLSLSQNNLLGNIPREIGGLVRLEQLDLSYNNLSGEIPQEIGGLGSLTILDLSWNVLEGQVPSSVGQLQVLQKIDMSCNMLRGLIPPNVGQLKRLVLFDLSHNLINGPIPETLSGLENLEYWVADKNPINSEIPQFVGKLKNLISLSFSGCGLIGKLPNSLSSLKNLSSLSLDNNSLNGTVPTSLGTLPKLDQLNLSNNQLSGALSLPEDFIGRLGKRLDVRGNNGLCAINPLYKKGGISANLISAPVCLNASGATNDTALAGEDKEPKVSERMKPFGQYPVENNSSGSPSNSNAKMVSFGFVVCFLCLLL, encoded by the coding sequence ATGGCTTCTTTGCCTCTTTTCCTTGTTGTGTTTCTTGTTTTGGGAGGGGGGTTGATTTCAGGGCAGCAAAACTCAGATGGGATTATGGAAAGGGAGGAGCTTTTGGGACTTTTTGAAGTTTTGGGTGGCCTTCTGGAGGACCCCAGCTGGGCCCAAGAGCACCCACAGCCATGTGATGAGACTCCATGGCCTGGTATTCAATGTGAAATTGGTGATGAAAATCCTCCAAGTTTTCATGTCACAAAGATTCACATTGGCCCTGATATTCTCACCCCTCCTTGCAAATCCTCTGCTTCCCTTTCAAGTTCCCTCCTCAAATTACCCTACTTGAAAACCCTCTCAATTTTCAATTGCTTTTTAACTACACCGGTCACTCTCTCTCCATCACTATTTGGTGCATTGTCTTCCTTGGAAACCCTAGCCCTTGTTTCCAATCCAGCTCTCTCAGGAGAAATCCCCCCAGAATtgtcaaaaattacaaacttaAGGGTCCTCAGCCTCTCACAGAACAACCTACTAGGAAACATCCCTAGGGAAATTGGTGGGCTGGTGAGACTAGAGCAGCTTGACCTAAGCTACAACAACCTAAGTGGTGAAATCCCACAGGAAATTGGAGGGTTGGGGAGTTTGACAATCTTGGATTTGAGCTGGAATGTTCTAGAAGGTCAGGTGCCTAGCTCTGTAGGGCAGCTTCAAGTCCTCCAAAAGATTGATATGAGCTGCAACATGCTCAGAGGATTGATCCCTCCAAATGTAGGGCAGCTCAAGAGGTTGGTGTTGTTTGATCTGAGTCATAACTTGATCAATGGGCCAATCCCAGAAACCCTTTCaggtttggagaatttagagtaTTGGGTAGCTGATAAAAACCCAATCAATTCAGAAATTCCTCAGTTTGTAGGGAAACTTAAGAATCTCATATCTCTGAGCTTTTCAGGGTGTGGGTTGATTGGCAAATTACCCAACTCCCTATCTTCCTTGAAAAATCTCAGTTCCCTCTCCCTAGACAACAACAGTCTCAATGGGACAGTCCCTACAAGTTTAGGGACACTCCCAAAATTGGATCAGCTGAATCTGAGCAACAACCAGCTGAGTGGGGCCCTGTCACTTCCAGAGGATTTCATTGGGAGGCTTGGGAAGAGGTTGGATGTGAGAGGAAATAATGGGCTGTGTGCAATCAATCCATTGTACAAGAAGGGGGGCATCTCTGCAAATCTGATAAGTGCCCCTGTTTGTTTGAATGCAAGTGGAGCAACAAATGACACGGCCTTGGCCGGTGAAGACAAAGAACCAAAAGTGTCCGAGAGAATGAAGCCATTTGGTCAGTACCCTGTTGAGAACAATAGTTCCGGTTCTCCATCGAATTCAAATGCAAAGATGgtttcttttggttttgttgTGTGTTTCTTGTGCCTCTTGTTGTAA